Genomic segment of Sphingopyxis sp. QXT-31:
GGGCATGTCGTGCTGGCGTGCCGCGACGCCGACAAGGCCGAGGCGGCGATGCATCGGATACGTACCGATGTTCCGGCGGCCGACCTGTCGTTCCAGCCGCTCGACCTCGCCGATCTCGACCAGGTGAAAGATGCGGCGAAGACCGTGCTGGCCGGGCCGCGGATCGACGTGCTGATCAACAATGCAGGGGTGATGATCCCGCCCAAGACGCTGACTGCACAGGGTTATGAGCTGCAATTCGGCGTCAACCACCTCGGTACCTTCGCCTTCACCGGGCTCGTCCACCCGCATGTCGACGATCGTATCGTCATCACGAGCAGCATCGCGCACAAGGACGGCGCGATCGACTTCAGCGACCTGTCGGCGCGCCGCAGCTATCATAAATGGCCGCGCTACCAGGCGAGCAAGCTCGCGAATCTGCTCCATATGTTCGAACTCGACCGGCGGCTCAGCGTCGCCGGGCGCGCGACGCAGGCGATCGGCTGCCACCCCGGGGTCGCGCTCACCGAACTCACGCGCCACCTGCCGCTGCCGCTCCGAACGATGACGCCGCTCGCCGGGCCCTTCTTCAACAGCGCG
This window contains:
- a CDS encoding oxidoreductase, translating into MRSGFTADDVGAQTGRRFLVTGANAGLGFEVTRVLAARGGHVVLACRDADKAEAAMHRIRTDVPAADLSFQPLDLADLDQVKDAAKTVLAGPRIDVLINNAGVMIPPKTLTAQGYELQFGVNHLGTFAFTGLVHPHVDDRIVITSSIAHKDGAIDFSDLSARRSYHKWPRYQASKLANLLHMFELDRRLSVAGRATQAIGCHPGVALTELTRHLPLPLRTMTPLAGPFFNSAAQGAWPTLQAATGANVQGGDYLGPQGLGEITGRSGPARATRTARDPKLAKELWVRSVELTGVDPGL